GAAAATGGTCCGCTCGCTCTCGTGCTGAGCTTCTATTCCGCGCAGCTGCGATTGTCCGACGCCGCAAGCATGAATTCTCTGCTTACCTGGTGTATGAAGCAGGTAAACCGTGGAAAGAAGCGGATGCTGATACTGCAGAGGCAATCGACTTCATGGAATACTATGCTCGTCAAATGATCGAGCTAGGTGAAGGGAAAGCGATTGAAAGCCGTCCTGGAGAGCAAAACCGTTACGTTTATACGCCAAGCGGAGTTGCCCTTGTTATCCCTCCATGGAATTTTGCGTTTGCGATTATGGCAGGGACAGCAGTAGCGCCACTTGTTACAGGAAACACAGTACTTCTTAAGCCGGCAAGTGCAACACCGGTTGTTGCAGCGAAGTTTGTTGAAGTGCTTGAAGAAGCTGGGCTTCCTAAAGGTGTATTGAACTTTGTGCCAGGTAGCGGAGCTGAAGTAGGGGACTATCTCGTTGATCACCCGAAAACATCGATCATTACCTTCACTGGTTCTCGTGAAGTTGGTACGCGAATTTATGAGCGCGCGGCGAAAGTACAGCCAGGTCAACAACACTTGAAGCGAGTGATCGTTGAGATGGGTGGTAAAGATACGATCGTTGTGGATAAGGATGCTGATCTTGAACTTGCTGCACAGGCAATCGTTGTCTCAGCATTTGGCTTCTCAGGTCAGAAATGTTCTGCAGGCTCCCGTGCGGTCATTTTGAAAGAGGTATATGATCAGGTTCGTGATCGCGTTGTTGAACTAACAAATGAGCTTACACTAGGTGAAACGACAGGTCCAGATGTGTACATGGGACCAGTCATTGATCAGGCATCATTTGATAAAATCATGAGCTATATTGAAATTGGGAAGGAAGAAGGGCGCCTCGTTGCTGGTGGAGAAGGCGATGATTCGAAAGGGTTCTTCATCAAGCCAACTGTATTTGCAGACCTTGCTCCGAAATCACGCATGCAGCAGGAAGAAATTTTCGGACCGGTTGTTTGCTTAACGAAAGCAGATAACTTCGATGAAGCGATTGAAATTGCGAATAATACGGAGTACGGCTTAACTGGTGCTGTGATCACGAATAATCGTGCACACATTGAGCAAGCGAAAATGGATTTCCATGTAGGTAACCTATACTTTAACCGTAATTGTACGGGCGCGATTGTTGGGTACCACCCATTTGGAGGATTCAAAATGTCCGGTACAGATTCAAAAGCAGGTGGACCGGATTACCTTGGACTTCACATGCAGGCAAAAACTGTCTCAGAAATGTATTAATTAGTAAACACCATTAGTTTAAAAAGGCTGTTCCCCCTAGCAGAGGGGAACAGCCTTTGTTTGGTTATAGCTAGTACGTGAAACGTGGGTGAAAAAGGGAGTGTATCTATTTGAAGATTATGGCTGCCATTGTCTTCACGATCGGTATTATCCTTGTTCTATCCTTCTTGGTTAGAACTAAAAGGCAAGAGCTTAACAGCATGAGAAAAGTATGGACTAGACGCAATAGCGATTGGGATTTTACTCCTTACGTTCATCGTCGTGTTGAGCATGTGAGGAAAAAGAGAAGCTCAGTTCTCTTCTTGATGGTAAGGGAGAATGAGCCTGGCTTTTGTACCTTTTCCTATTTCTGAATCAATGGATATTTCTCCATTATGAGCTTCCATAATATCAAAGCAAATCGATAGTCCAATCCCAAGCCCGCTTCTTTTCGTACTAAAGAAAGGGGTGCCAAGCTGTTTCACTTCTTCTTCGCTCATTCCTTTGCCATCATCTTCAATGGAGATAACCGCATTTTCCTCGTTTTTTGTTAAATGAACCGAGATTTCCCCGCCTTCAGGCATAGCTTCGATCGCATTCTTGATAAAATTAATAAGCACTTGTTTGATTTGTGAGGAATCCATACAAACCGTAATATTCTCAGTGTTCGCATCGAATTCAAGTTGGACATTATGTAAGTGAGCATTGCTTTTCATTAATTCAACCGTCTCAAATACAAGTGGATTTAACTCGTTGAGCGTTCGCTTGCTGATCGTCGGTTTGCCCATCATAACAAATTGATTCACAAGATTTTTCATGCGTTCGAGTTCAGCTCTAATGATACTAATGTAATTGGCTTGTTCCTCATCTACATCTAAAAGTTGTGTGAAGCCAATGATTGATGTAAGTGGGTTGCGGATTTCATGAGCAAAGCCAGCACCTAGTTTTCCGATTGCAGAAAGCTTCTCAGATTGAATGACCTGTTCTTGTAGTTGATAATAAGAAGTCATATCTCGGAATTGAGCGAAAGCTCCGCTTAGCTGTTGGTTGTGATCGTAAAGAGGCAAAATATCGAGTAAGCATTTACGTTCATCGTTTTTAAAAAAAGTGATTTCGATATCTTCGATGCCCTTTTTTTTCGAAAGCACATGATCGAAAAACGGTTTAAGAGTAGGGATCTCGGTAATTGGATAGCCAATCATTTTGGTTTTGTTAAGTCCCGTTAGTTTTTCAGCGCTTCGATTGAATTCTTTTATTTGTCCATCTTGATCTGAAATGACAATCCCGATTGGAGTGGCACGCATAAGCATCTGATTATAGAGATGGAGCTGTTCGTTTTGCTTGTTAACCTGGATCTCCCGTTCAATCGTATCTATAGAAGATGAAAGCAAGCCTAGATGTAATTGAGACGCATATTTCTTAGTTGTCATGAGGGAGATCGTACCGATAATTTCCCCATTATGATAAGCGTATGGTGCTGAGTAGCAAGCCACATCTTCAAAGCAATAGTGATAATGATCATCCCCAATGAGATGAATCGGTTCTTGGTATTTTAAGGCAAGTGTAATGGCGTTCGTACCAGCCGTTGCTTCATCAAACTTAACGCCATTTTGAATGCCGAGTGACGCTGTCATTTGTTCGAAGGATTCATCGCCATATGAATCTAATACATAGCCCTCGTGATCAGTTGTAACCACGACGGTTGGAGTGTCAGATAAAAAGCTAAGGAGCTTTTTCATGAATTTTTGTATGATGGAGAGGGAACATGAGTAATTTTGTAAACGAAGCGCTAACTCTTCTTCTGAAAGTAAAACGTGAAGAACAGGAATTGAGTTTGGATCCAATTGATAGACATGTTCGCATGTGTTTTTAGAATATTGGATTTGAATTTCACGTTGCGTCATGAGGCATCCTCTTTTCCTGGAGTAGTGATGTTTTTATGTAAAAAATTTTTATATTACATTTAATAGAATCATTTTTTTATAGATTATCATACTTTGGTCCCTGCTGGTTAGTTTTTACCATTAGTAATACATGATTCTACTTGATTTTGTCGAAGGAAATTGTAATCGCATTCGTAGATACTTTATAATGAAGCCATTTAGATGGGAGGGTAAATCGTGCTTGATTATATAGAAGAAATCGAAGTTAGAAAAGAGAAGCATCATACGGGGAAGGGACTATTGTATTGGGTAATCCAAAAGTGATGATCGAGATGACAATAGCGCTTGATTTGTATTTTTAACATTTATTGCATTGTGAAGGAGGTTAGCGGAAATGAAAACAATTCTCTTATTTATTTTAGCTGGGCTTGCAGAGATTGGAGGAGGTTATTTAATCTGGCTTTGGCTGCGAGAAGGGTACTCGAGCGTATTTGGACTAGCTGGTGGAATCTCTTTAGCTCTTTATGGTGTGATTGCGACTATGCAAGTATATCCTGAATTCGGTCGCGTGTATGCGGCGTATGGTGGTGTGTTTATAGTGATGTCCGTCCTTTGGGGATGGGGAATTGATAAGGAAGTCCCTGATAGCTATGATTTAATTGGAGCGTTCATTTGCTTAGTGGGTGTAACGGTGATGCTCTTACCGCGGAACTAAAGGGATTTCATTTAGGAGTTTTCATCAAGATATAATAAAAAGCCCGTTTTCATGGAACGGACGAATGAGGTTGAGATATAACCAATGAGTGAATCGTTGTTGTGATTTTAAGGGAAATGAACGCATTTTACATGGTGGAAATTGATAAAAACTTGACCCTCTTTTGCCGTCATTAACGTGATCTGGTTTTCCTGAATACTTATTAATTTCCCTATTTTGTTTTGATTTTCGTATATATCGAATATGACTATTTGATTGGTTACTTTTTTTAGCTGCTCTTCTAATGTCCGGGATAAGGAGAGTCCAATCGGTACAACGGGGAATTCTGAATGCGTTAATTGATATGGTCTTTCGTTACCTTGATAAGGGATCAGCCACTTTAGATGTTTCATGGATATATACATCGTTTTGTGAATAGGACTTTGGAACACAAAGTAATCGTTCATAATACTAGTGATGTATCCATGAAGAGAGTGATGGCCAGTAACATAAATCTCTGTAAACATTCCTTTTGATTCCTGTAGTGCTTTACGAAGCGAAATCGAATTTAAAGTTTCAGGTTCTTCAAATAGCGACTCTTTTGGAAGTGAAATTTTTTCATCTTCTTTCGTACACACATCATAATGCTGAACATGATATTGGGAGACATAGATGAAGTCTTTGCCGTTATATAAGACAAGAATGTCATTTCCTGAGTCGATTAGCACACCGATAATGTCTTTTGTTCCGTTCATTTTTAATCGAATGGTTTCGTTCGTTAAATCTGATGAATTTCTCACTATTGACCTCCTTTCATATGAGAAAAACAGCTGTGGCATATTAACAAGTGATTCTGATAGAACGATCATATCTACATAAAAAAATAAGTGTGAGGAGGAAGATGACTGTGCAAATAACTATGAATTTAAAGGCGAGTCATTTCCTCATCACATGAACTAACTTGTGAAATGCGTAAGGAGAGATATAGGCGATCATGGCTCTCTTTTCCTCTCAAGAATACGAGTTAAGCCTCGACGATTTTTTCAGGAACTTCCTTAATCACCGTTTCGATAGTACTGAAGCTTTTAATATGGAAAAGTGTAATGCGAACAAGTTCAGCTTTCACTAATAGAAGAATATGGTCGCTTGCTAGATTGATGAGAATACCTTCAACATGCTCTGGACCACCACGATTAATCTTTACCCATTTATAGTGAAGCGCCCCTAATACTTCTGTGATAGAGCTTCCTTGGATTGGATCAAGAAACATACTGCCAATAATTTCCGGCACAGTGGTTGTATCTAAAGAAACCGATTTAACATGGTCAAGGTTGTAATAAATCATTTCTTTCTCTGTTTGTAGCATAAAGTGGTCCGTTGCAACATGAAAGAGAATTCCTACTTTTGCTTCAGGGCCTTTTAGATTAACTTTAACTTGCTTACCTAACAATGGCGCGATCGTATCGCTATTTAAATGTGCCATTATATATCCTAACCTTTCATAAGCATTCGCTTTTTATTTTTTTGAAACAGGCTGCCAGTAGCTAGAAAAAAGGTTTTCTCTTCGGCTTTCTCCTCGGTTTTCTTTTTGATTGTCCTCTTGATTGTTGCTAGACTCTTCTTGTTGAGTCATTTTAACGACCTTACTAACGCTTTTTACATGAAACAGTGCAATGTGTACCAATTCTGCTTCCTTACCTACGATGATGTGATCATCGTTCACTTCAAGTAAAACACCTTCTACTTTCTCTGGGCCACCGCGATTAACTTGAACAGAACTAAAGACTAATTCATCAAGAACTTCTTGAAAACTTTCTCCACTTTCAAATTCAAGAACAGGTTCTTCGATTGGTACAATAACTTCTACTTCCTCTTTCGTGTTAATCGTGACGCTTTTGATGTGAGTGCCCTGGTAATAGATAACAGTATTTTTTTGTCCAAGCAAAGTTAAGAAATCCTGTTTAAGCTCAAGAAGTTTTCCTTCCTGACTTTCAGGTCCTCCACGGTTGATTCGAACATTCTTGCCGATATAGCTCTCGAGTTGTGAAAAGTTCATTTGCACATTCATGCATCCTTTCTTCCTTTTTATATAAACGCTTGTAATGGCATAGTATGTATCTCGGAGGGACAAAGATCAGTATATTTGTCTATCATTTGGAAAATGTGTGTTTGTCCACCGTGAGATTAGCCTAATCATTGGGGAATTTAGGAGCAGGGTTTTTACTAGTTAAACAGAATAGGAGAACGAGAGTGATTTTAATTAAGTGGGGGAAAAGAATGAAAACAAATGAGTATAACAGTAAAGTTTGGGATAAAAAGGTTGAAGATCAAGTCGTTTATACAAAGCCAGTCACTCAAGAAATGATCAAAGAAAGTAAAGCAGGGAATTGGCGTATCACTGTTACGACAGAGAAAGCTGTTCCACGTCATTGGTTTCCAGCTAATCTGAAGGGCTTGCGCATTCTCTGCTTAGCATCTGGTGGGGGGCAACAAGGTCCTATTCTTGCAGCCGCAGGGGCGGAAGTGACTGTTGTTGATCTTTCTGAGAAACAGCTAGAACAGGACAGATTCGTAGCTGAAAGGGATAACTTACAGTTAACTGTTGCCAGAGGAGACATGTCGGATTTATTCTTTTTAGAAAATGAGTCATTTGATATGATTGTCCATCCTGTTTCAAATGTATTTGTTGAAAATGTATTACCGGTCTGGAAGGAGGCGTCAAGAGTATTGAAGGAAGGGGGGACACTTATTTCAGGGTTTACGAATCCGCTATTGTATCTTTTTGATGATGAGCAAGAGGATAAAGGAATTCTCGATGTAAAGAATCGCATTCCATACTCTCCCCTCGAATTGTTAACGAAAGACGAACTTCAGAAATACAAAGAGAGTAACTTGGCCCTAGAGTTCGGTCATACGCTAGAAGATCAAATTCAGGGACAAATTGATGCGGGATTTGTCATTAACGGTTTTTATGAAGATGATTTTGGAGGGAGTCGCCTAATCGATCAATATATTAAGACCTTTATAGCAACAAAGGCGATAAAAAATGCAGGTTGAACTAGTCACTTATTTATAAAGGAGATACTGAAAATGGAATATAGCGGTTCGCGGGTTTATGATGATCACGATTTTTTTGAGAACTATATGGCTAGACGACATAGGGAAGAAAGCCCGAATAAAGTCATCGAGTATCCTGCTCTTATGACATTACTAGGCGATGTTCGGGAGAAGACCATTCTTGATCTTGGTTGTGGAGATGCTTCGCTCGGAGAAGAATTACTAAAGCAGCAGTGCGAGCGATATGTCGGGATTGATGGTTCACAAAATATGTGTCACCAAGCAGAATTGAAGTTAAAGGGAACGAAAGGGAGCGTTGTCCAGTCAAATCTAGAGTCGTATGGTTATCCATCACACACTTTCGATTGTGTCGTTTCACAATTAGTTCTTCATTACATAGAAGACCTTGATCACATTGTTAAGAAAGTATACGACACGTTAAAGCCAGGTGGAGAATTTGTTTTTAGCGTATTGCATCCGGTTATGACCGCTTCTTTCAAAAGTATGACAGGTAAAAAAACCGATTGGATTGTAGATGATTATTTCCAGACGGGGAGAAGAATAGAGCCCTGGATTGGAGAGAGCGTTGTGAAATATCACCGTACGATTGAGGAGTATTTCTTACTTCTGCAGCGAGCTGGTTTTACGATTCAAGGTCTTAGAGAGGGAACGCCGCAACGAGAAAACTTTCAACATCAGGATGAGTATGAACGAAGACAGCGCATTCCGCTATTTCTTCTTCTTTCTTGCACAAAAAAGTAGTGCACAGCAAGGACGTTGTGAATGATGGGAGTGCTACCCCATCATCCATCAATCGCCATAGGATAGGAGTTTGAAAATGATACGAGTAGACGTTGTTTATTCTCTTCTTTACAATGAGCAAGAAGATAAAGTGTTAATGGTTCAGAATATAAAGCATGATAACTGGTCTTTACCTGGAGGGTCAGTTGAAGAAGGAGAAACCCTTTCACAGGCTGCCATTCGAGAGGCGAAAGAAGAGACGGGTTTGACGATAGACGTTGGCGATATTTTGAGTGTAAACGAAGGATTTATGACTAACAGCAATCACCACGCTCATTTCTTTACGTTTAGAGGCAAAATAACCGGTGGGCACTTATCCATTCAAGACACTGAAACTATCGCGGATGCGAAATGGATGAGTGTAGATGAAGCAAATGAGTATATGCCTTTTTATAAGGGCGGGATTAAGAGTTTACTTCAAGCTTCAGCTCCATACGTTTTTCAAGGTTGATCGATCAAAATACAAACAGCGGTAAGAAACTCTCTTACCGCTGTTTGTATTTTAGTCATTTATTCGACAATCCCGAAATTGATAGAATTACTTACAAGAGTTAAATAGAAAAGAAATACGTTCTTCCGTTCCTTGATCTAGTGTTTTTACGATGATTTCATTGTTTTCAACTTCCTTATCCCCAACGAGAATCACTTTTTCTATTCCTCTTTTACTTGCGC
The sequence above is drawn from the Pseudalkalibacillus hwajinpoensis genome and encodes:
- the pruA gene encoding L-glutamate gamma-semialdehyde dehydrogenase — its product is MVVPYKHEPFTDFTVKENKKAFEEALKLVKEELGKDHDLLINGERVSTEDKIVSINPANKEQIVGRVSKATKEHAERAIQAADEAFEGWRKWSARSRAELLFRAAAIVRRRKHEFSAYLVYEAGKPWKEADADTAEAIDFMEYYARQMIELGEGKAIESRPGEQNRYVYTPSGVALVIPPWNFAFAIMAGTAVAPLVTGNTVLLKPASATPVVAAKFVEVLEEAGLPKGVLNFVPGSGAEVGDYLVDHPKTSIITFTGSREVGTRIYERAAKVQPGQQHLKRVIVEMGGKDTIVVDKDADLELAAQAIVVSAFGFSGQKCSAGSRAVILKEVYDQVRDRVVELTNELTLGETTGPDVYMGPVIDQASFDKIMSYIEIGKEEGRLVAGGEGDDSKGFFIKPTVFADLAPKSRMQQEEIFGPVVCLTKADNFDEAIEIANNTEYGLTGAVITNNRAHIEQAKMDFHVGNLYFNRNCTGAIVGYHPFGGFKMSGTDSKAGGPDYLGLHMQAKTVSEMY
- a CDS encoding ATP-binding protein; protein product: MTQREIQIQYSKNTCEHVYQLDPNSIPVLHVLLSEEELALRLQNYSCSLSIIQKFMKKLLSFLSDTPTVVVTTDHEGYVLDSYGDESFEQMTASLGIQNGVKFDEATAGTNAITLALKYQEPIHLIGDDHYHYCFEDVACYSAPYAYHNGEIIGTISLMTTKKYASQLHLGLLSSSIDTIEREIQVNKQNEQLHLYNQMLMRATPIGIVISDQDGQIKEFNRSAEKLTGLNKTKMIGYPITEIPTLKPFFDHVLSKKKGIEDIEITFFKNDERKCLLDILPLYDHNQQLSGAFAQFRDMTSYYQLQEQVIQSEKLSAIGKLGAGFAHEIRNPLTSIIGFTQLLDVDEEQANYISIIRAELERMKNLVNQFVMMGKPTISKRTLNELNPLVFETVELMKSNAHLHNVQLEFDANTENITVCMDSSQIKQVLINFIKNAIEAMPEGGEISVHLTKNEENAVISIEDDGKGMSEEEVKQLGTPFFSTKRSGLGIGLSICFDIMEAHNGEISIDSEIGKGTKARLILPYHQEEN
- a CDS encoding YnfA family protein, with product MKTILLFILAGLAEIGGGYLIWLWLREGYSSVFGLAGGISLALYGVIATMQVYPEFGRVYAAYGGVFIVMSVLWGWGIDKEVPDSYDLIGAFICLVGVTVMLLPRN
- a CDS encoding DUF2642 domain-containing protein codes for the protein MNGTKDIIGVLIDSGNDILVLYNGKDFIYVSQYHVQHYDVCTKEDEKISLPKESLFEEPETLNSISLRKALQESKGMFTEIYVTGHHSLHGYITSIMNDYFVFQSPIHKTMYISMKHLKWLIPYQGNERPYQLTHSEFPVVPIGLSLSRTLEEQLKKVTNQIVIFDIYENQNKIGKLISIQENQITLMTAKEGQVFINFHHVKCVHFP
- a CDS encoding spore coat protein, with the protein product MAHLNSDTIAPLLGKQVKVNLKGPEAKVGILFHVATDHFMLQTEKEMIYYNLDHVKSVSLDTTTVPEIIGSMFLDPIQGSSITEVLGALHYKWVKINRGGPEHVEGILINLASDHILLLVKAELVRITLFHIKSFSTIETVIKEVPEKIVEA
- a CDS encoding spore coat protein, producing MNVQMNFSQLESYIGKNVRINRGGPESQEGKLLELKQDFLTLLGQKNTVIYYQGTHIKSVTINTKEEVEVIVPIEEPVLEFESGESFQEVLDELVFSSVQVNRGGPEKVEGVLLEVNDDHIIVGKEAELVHIALFHVKSVSKVVKMTQQEESSNNQEDNQKENRGESRRENLFSSYWQPVSKK
- a CDS encoding class I SAM-dependent methyltransferase, yielding MKTNEYNSKVWDKKVEDQVVYTKPVTQEMIKESKAGNWRITVTTEKAVPRHWFPANLKGLRILCLASGGGQQGPILAAAGAEVTVVDLSEKQLEQDRFVAERDNLQLTVARGDMSDLFFLENESFDMIVHPVSNVFVENVLPVWKEASRVLKEGGTLISGFTNPLLYLFDDEQEDKGILDVKNRIPYSPLELLTKDELQKYKESNLALEFGHTLEDQIQGQIDAGFVINGFYEDDFGGSRLIDQYIKTFIATKAIKNAG
- a CDS encoding class I SAM-dependent DNA methyltransferase, translating into MEYSGSRVYDDHDFFENYMARRHREESPNKVIEYPALMTLLGDVREKTILDLGCGDASLGEELLKQQCERYVGIDGSQNMCHQAELKLKGTKGSVVQSNLESYGYPSHTFDCVVSQLVLHYIEDLDHIVKKVYDTLKPGGEFVFSVLHPVMTASFKSMTGKKTDWIVDDYFQTGRRIEPWIGESVVKYHRTIEEYFLLLQRAGFTIQGLREGTPQRENFQHQDEYERRQRIPLFLLLSCTKK
- a CDS encoding NUDIX hydrolase; its protein translation is MIRVDVVYSLLYNEQEDKVLMVQNIKHDNWSLPGGSVEEGETLSQAAIREAKEETGLTIDVGDILSVNEGFMTNSNHHAHFFTFRGKITGGHLSIQDTETIADAKWMSVDEANEYMPFYKGGIKSLLQASAPYVFQG